One region of Quercus lobata isolate SW786 chromosome 2, ValleyOak3.0 Primary Assembly, whole genome shotgun sequence genomic DNA includes:
- the LOC115976645 gene encoding cinnamoyl-CoA reductase-like SNL6 isoform X1: MGIVRTEESRKLELEELRRMLVACAGIQRRKDQEEFKGVRVSSKENKDDVLEKLVCVTSGVSYLGLAIVNKLLLRGYSVRIIVENEEDIHMLREMETSGEMRTISNNVSAVMAKLTEVESLAEAFQGCRGVFHTSSFTDPAGLSGYSVSLATLIYSSKSMAEIEVKANENVMNACARTPSVRKCVLTSSLVACLWRDNAQNDVSSVINHDCWSDETLCTDKKLWYALGKLRAEKVAWTIAKENGLKLATLCPGLITGPNFCRRNPTATIAYLKGAQEMYSNGILAIVDVDRLAGAQVCVFEEMDKNAHGRYLCFDNVIGRDEAENIARETGMPINKICGNGDIEARFELSNKKLCCLMSRTLRSCYSEC, translated from the exons ATGGGGATTGTAAGGACGGAGGAGAGCAGGAAGTTGGAGTTGGAGGAGCTCCGCCGCATGTTGGTGGCGTGTGCCGGCATACAGAGGAGGAAAGACCAAGAAGAGTTTAAAGGGGTTCGAGTGTCatccaaagaaaacaaagatgaTGTACTAGAGAAGTTGGTATGTGTCACTAGTGGTGTTTCTTATTTAGGCCTTGCTATTGTGAACAAGCTCTTGCTTCGTGGTTACTCAGTTCGGATCATTGTGGAAAATGAAG AAGATATACATATGTTAAGAGAAATGGAAACGTCTGGAGAGATGAGGACAATTAGCAACAATGTATCAGCAGTAATGGCAAAGTTGACTGAGGTTGAAAGCTTAGCAGAAGCATTCCAAGGCTGTCGTGGCGTTTTTCACACCTCTTCCTTTACCGACCCTGCTGGCCTTTCTGGCTATTCAGTGAGCCTAGCTACTCTTATTTATTcttca AAATCCATGGCTGAAATAGAAGTGAAGGCCAATGAGAATGTGATGAATGCATGTGCAAGAACACCGTCAGTAAGGAAATGCGTGCTCACATCCTCACTTGTTGCATGCTTGTGGCGTGACAACGCCCAAAATGATGTCTCCTCTGTTATCAACCATGACTGCTGGAGTGATGAAACACTATGCACTGACAAAAAG CTATGGTATGCCTTGGGCAAGCTGAGGGCAGAGAAGGTTGCGTGGACAATAGCCAAGGAGAACGGGTTAAAACTGGCCACCTTATGTCCAGGACTCATTACAGGTCCCAATTTTTGTCGAAGAAATCCAACAGCAACAATTGCTTATCTTAAAG GAGCTCAAGAGATGTATTCAAATGGAATACTAGCAATTGTTGATGTTGACAGATTGGCTGGGGCACAAGTATGTGTTTTTGAGGAAATGGACAAGAATGCACATGGCAGATACCTTTGCTTTGACAATGTTATTGGGAGGGATGAAGCTGAGAACATAGCAAGGGAAACAGGAATGCCTATTAACAAGATTTGTGGAAATGGGGACATTGAAGCTCGGTTTGAGTTGTCTAATAAGAAGCTTTGTTGTCTTATGTCAAGAACACTCCGGAGTTGTTACAGTGAATGttaa
- the LOC115976645 gene encoding cinnamoyl-CoA reductase-like SNL6 isoform X2: protein MGIVRTEESRKLELEELRRMLVACAGIQRRKDQEEFKGVRVSSKENKDDVLEKLVCVTSGVSYLGLAIVNKLLLRGYSVRIIVENEEDIHMLREMETSGEMRTISNNVSAVMAKLTEVESLAEAFQGCRGVFHTSSFTDPAGLSGYSKSMAEIEVKANENVMNACARTPSVRKCVLTSSLVACLWRDNAQNDVSSVINHDCWSDETLCTDKKLWYALGKLRAEKVAWTIAKENGLKLATLCPGLITGPNFCRRNPTATIAYLKGAQEMYSNGILAIVDVDRLAGAQVCVFEEMDKNAHGRYLCFDNVIGRDEAENIARETGMPINKICGNGDIEARFELSNKKLCCLMSRTLRSCYSEC from the exons ATGGGGATTGTAAGGACGGAGGAGAGCAGGAAGTTGGAGTTGGAGGAGCTCCGCCGCATGTTGGTGGCGTGTGCCGGCATACAGAGGAGGAAAGACCAAGAAGAGTTTAAAGGGGTTCGAGTGTCatccaaagaaaacaaagatgaTGTACTAGAGAAGTTGGTATGTGTCACTAGTGGTGTTTCTTATTTAGGCCTTGCTATTGTGAACAAGCTCTTGCTTCGTGGTTACTCAGTTCGGATCATTGTGGAAAATGAAG AAGATATACATATGTTAAGAGAAATGGAAACGTCTGGAGAGATGAGGACAATTAGCAACAATGTATCAGCAGTAATGGCAAAGTTGACTGAGGTTGAAAGCTTAGCAGAAGCATTCCAAGGCTGTCGTGGCGTTTTTCACACCTCTTCCTTTACCGACCCTGCTGGCCTTTCTGGCTATTCA AAATCCATGGCTGAAATAGAAGTGAAGGCCAATGAGAATGTGATGAATGCATGTGCAAGAACACCGTCAGTAAGGAAATGCGTGCTCACATCCTCACTTGTTGCATGCTTGTGGCGTGACAACGCCCAAAATGATGTCTCCTCTGTTATCAACCATGACTGCTGGAGTGATGAAACACTATGCACTGACAAAAAG CTATGGTATGCCTTGGGCAAGCTGAGGGCAGAGAAGGTTGCGTGGACAATAGCCAAGGAGAACGGGTTAAAACTGGCCACCTTATGTCCAGGACTCATTACAGGTCCCAATTTTTGTCGAAGAAATCCAACAGCAACAATTGCTTATCTTAAAG GAGCTCAAGAGATGTATTCAAATGGAATACTAGCAATTGTTGATGTTGACAGATTGGCTGGGGCACAAGTATGTGTTTTTGAGGAAATGGACAAGAATGCACATGGCAGATACCTTTGCTTTGACAATGTTATTGGGAGGGATGAAGCTGAGAACATAGCAAGGGAAACAGGAATGCCTATTAACAAGATTTGTGGAAATGGGGACATTGAAGCTCGGTTTGAGTTGTCTAATAAGAAGCTTTGTTGTCTTATGTCAAGAACACTCCGGAGTTGTTACAGTGAATGttaa